Proteins encoded together in one Thermodesulfobacteriota bacterium window:
- the bamA gene encoding outer membrane protein assembly factor BamA — protein MAGIRASRIVLLGIAAWLSLAGAARSGEPVVSSVSFQAASPYQLSYGELSALVTLKAGDPLSPEVVRESIRRLGAKSVFREVTAYVRELDGKADVVFYLRPVPVIVAIDVEGEKALSAAQIVAESRIRRGTPLPEGDLAGARGAVESFLARKGFLDGKVSVEATCNVSNGSGAVRIVVKEGKPATVKALEVSGASALPRERIAEILGVVIGGPFDFRSWEGGLPLLISEYKRAGYLTVRVEPSAPPCGEGGGLCPRVVVAEGKRYDVRWDGVRRIRPDKLAKAIGLYDGEETTEGVLLYELKDRILSHYRSEGYLEAEADVSLGEESEGSVPLVVTVREGMRGHIEEIRFEGNHAISEKTLRKQMLTRKRGPFHWITGSGKYDAEEWERDLKAVIGYYQTQGFIRMKIAGVDNQWDASGGIVKTVLVDEGPRYRLEKIEFRGNDHFLKEEFLARMRNGEGRFVDYIGLDRDQEAIASMYLNAGFLDAVVEGELDIEGGPDNAVARFRIKEGVRYRLGTVVVQGNVLTRARAVLRENPIAPGDFAGEEGLLKFQQSVYATGLYRSVRLQRIKRPAEGVVDLIVEVDETLFLDVEFGAGYGTETGIRGSVYAKERNLDGLGRSLSGRAMVGQREQNYQVELREPYVLGDRWKWEGVLSASHLFQERPSFSLRKEALIAGLQREIMERSTLSLQYEFSVNQTVDVEPGAVISEEDQGRANLASVRALLVVDFRDDPFNPRKGTFLSGGVELGSEAIGSQVNFWSVTGQAGYYLPFVRRNSIALSARAGVIQPYGTTTEVPIQRRFFAGGRTTVRGFDQDSLGPRGADGAPTGGNYQLILNGELRFPLQYGFLAATFVDAGSVWRSRDPVSGFDLRESAGLSLRYITPVGPISLDYGWKLDRRPGESPSELSFTIGMVF, from the coding sequence ATGGCCGGAATTAGGGCAAGCCGGATCGTTCTCCTGGGGATCGCGGCATGGCTCTCGCTGGCCGGCGCCGCGCGCTCCGGGGAGCCGGTCGTTTCCTCCGTCTCCTTCCAGGCGGCGTCCCCTTACCAGTTGTCGTACGGCGAGCTCTCCGCGCTGGTCACGCTGAAGGCGGGGGACCCCCTCTCCCCGGAGGTAGTCCGGGAATCCATCCGCCGCCTCGGCGCAAAGTCGGTCTTCCGGGAAGTGACGGCGTACGTACGGGAGCTGGACGGGAAGGCGGACGTGGTCTTCTACCTGCGCCCGGTCCCCGTCATCGTCGCGATCGACGTCGAGGGGGAGAAGGCGTTGTCCGCCGCGCAGATCGTTGCGGAATCCCGCATCCGCCGCGGCACGCCGCTGCCGGAAGGCGACCTGGCGGGCGCGCGCGGCGCGGTGGAATCGTTCCTCGCCCGGAAGGGATTCCTGGACGGAAAGGTTTCCGTCGAGGCGACCTGCAACGTTTCGAACGGCTCCGGCGCGGTCCGGATCGTCGTGAAGGAGGGGAAGCCCGCGACGGTGAAGGCGCTGGAAGTATCCGGCGCATCCGCGCTCCCGCGGGAGCGGATCGCGGAGATCCTCGGCGTGGTGATCGGCGGACCGTTCGATTTCCGGAGCTGGGAAGGCGGGCTCCCCCTGCTCATCTCGGAATACAAGCGGGCGGGGTATCTGACCGTGCGCGTCGAGCCTTCCGCGCCTCCGTGCGGCGAGGGAGGAGGATTGTGCCCCCGGGTCGTCGTGGCCGAAGGAAAGCGTTACGACGTCCGCTGGGATGGGGTCCGGCGGATCCGCCCGGACAAGCTTGCAAAGGCGATCGGCCTCTACGATGGAGAAGAGACGACCGAGGGGGTCCTGCTCTACGAGCTGAAGGACAGGATCCTCTCGCACTACCGGAGCGAAGGGTACCTGGAGGCGGAAGCCGACGTCTCCCTCGGGGAGGAGAGCGAGGGGTCGGTACCGCTGGTCGTGACGGTCCGGGAAGGGATGCGGGGGCACATCGAGGAAATACGGTTCGAGGGGAACCACGCGATTTCGGAGAAGACCCTCCGGAAGCAGATGCTCACCAGGAAGCGGGGACCGTTCCACTGGATCACCGGCTCGGGGAAATACGACGCCGAGGAGTGGGAAAGGGACCTGAAGGCGGTCATCGGGTATTACCAGACGCAGGGCTTCATCCGGATGAAGATCGCGGGCGTGGACAACCAGTGGGACGCGAGCGGGGGGATCGTCAAGACCGTCCTCGTCGACGAAGGTCCGAGGTACCGGCTCGAGAAGATCGAGTTCCGGGGGAACGACCACTTCCTCAAGGAAGAGTTCCTCGCCCGGATGAGGAACGGCGAGGGGCGGTTCGTCGATTACATCGGCCTCGACCGGGACCAGGAGGCCATCGCCTCGATGTACCTGAACGCGGGCTTCCTGGATGCGGTCGTCGAGGGGGAGCTCGATATCGAGGGGGGGCCCGACAACGCGGTCGCCCGGTTCCGGATCAAGGAGGGGGTGCGGTACCGCCTCGGCACCGTCGTCGTCCAGGGGAACGTCCTGACTCGCGCCCGCGCGGTCCTGCGCGAGAACCCCATCGCGCCGGGCGATTTCGCCGGCGAGGAGGGGCTGCTGAAGTTCCAGCAGTCGGTATACGCGACGGGATTGTACAGGAGCGTCCGGCTCCAGCGCATCAAGCGTCCCGCGGAAGGGGTGGTCGACCTCATCGTCGAGGTGGACGAAACGCTGTTCCTCGACGTCGAGTTCGGGGCGGGGTACGGGACCGAGACCGGCATCCGCGGATCGGTCTACGCGAAGGAAAGGAACCTCGACGGGCTCGGGAGGAGCCTCTCCGGCCGGGCGATGGTCGGGCAGAGGGAGCAGAACTACCAGGTGGAGCTCCGCGAGCCGTACGTCCTGGGCGACCGCTGGAAATGGGAGGGAGTGCTGTCCGCTTCCCACCTCTTCCAGGAACGGCCGAGCTTCTCGCTGCGGAAGGAGGCGCTGATCGCGGGGCTCCAGCGGGAGATCATGGAAAGGTCCACCTTGTCCCTGCAGTACGAGTTTTCGGTCAACCAGACCGTCGATGTCGAGCCGGGAGCGGTGATCTCGGAGGAGGACCAGGGAAGGGCGAACCTGGCCAGCGTCCGGGCGCTCCTCGTCGTGGATTTCCGGGACGACCCGTTCAACCCGAGGAAGGGGACGTTTCTTTCCGGCGGCGTCGAGCTGGGGAGCGAGGCCATCGGGTCGCAGGTCAACTTCTGGTCCGTGACGGGACAGGCGGGCTACTACCTGCCGTTCGTGCGCCGGAACTCGATCGCCCTCTCCGCCCGGGCGGGCGTCATCCAGCCGTACGGGACGACGACGGAGGTGCCGATCCAGAGACGGTTCTTCGCGGGAGGGCGGACGACGGTCCGCGGGTTCGACCAGGATTCCCTCGGGCCGCGCGGCGCGGACGGGGCCCCCACCGGGGGCAACTACCAGCTGATCCTGAACGGGGAATTGCGGTTCCCTCTGCAGTACGGCTTTCTGGCAGCGACCTTCGTGGATGCGGGAAGCGTCTGGCGCTCGAGGGATCCTGTGAGCGGGTTCGACCTCCGTGAAAGCGCGGGGCTGAGCCTCCGGTACATCACGCCGGTGGGGCCGATCAGTCTCGACTACGGGTGGAAGCTGGACCGCCGTCCCGGGGAATCGCCCTCGGAGCTGAGCTTCACCATCGGGATGGTTTTTTAG
- a CDS encoding sensor domain-containing diguanylate cyclase: MPGWRVTFTLFWIGLFALTLLAAVLAGGSGGTRAAFFAGAAAGEAVLAAGSYLLLEWFVVRPVENLRRDVAAGDGDSLRQADGPLTPLAEAITSRLNRSVATLREAIRAREETQASLESSVQYLRTIAEVSTVIAGTLDPEELYRIIPERVMRRLDLNDFCIMVYSEETKKLVPKASAGEDARDAASPSISPGEGIAGKVFLTGEAAWVPDVRNSPEAQYFGGLRRGVRSLLCVPLQTKGKSIGVLMLHHADPNAFKPELLPTMRVLASYLAIAMENAELFGFVKSLAEKDSLTLLYNHGAFHEKLAIELERASRYGRPMAVIMMDLDGFKEINDTHGHILGDRVLVQVAGALGAHLRKTDIAARYGGDEFAVILPETDLSSAAVIAGRIAEGISAIRLETEQGSALSFTGSIGYAACGPDSADRDQILDIADRLMYDSKRRGRGGVLGMQI; this comes from the coding sequence ATGCCGGGATGGCGCGTAACCTTCACACTTTTCTGGATCGGGCTGTTCGCTCTCACCCTTCTGGCCGCCGTGCTGGCGGGCGGGAGCGGGGGAACGCGCGCCGCGTTCTTCGCAGGCGCCGCGGCCGGCGAGGCGGTGCTCGCGGCCGGGAGCTACCTGCTTCTCGAATGGTTCGTCGTGAGGCCCGTGGAAAACCTCCGCAGGGACGTGGCGGCGGGCGACGGAGATTCCCTCCGGCAGGCGGATGGGCCGCTCACCCCGTTGGCGGAGGCGATCACCTCCCGCCTGAACCGCTCGGTCGCAACGTTGCGCGAGGCGATCCGCGCCCGCGAGGAGACGCAGGCAAGCCTCGAATCCAGCGTTCAGTACCTCCGGACGATCGCGGAGGTCTCCACCGTCATCGCGGGCACCCTGGACCCGGAAGAGCTGTACCGGATCATCCCCGAGCGCGTCATGCGCCGGCTGGACCTGAACGATTTCTGCATCATGGTCTACAGCGAGGAAACGAAGAAACTGGTTCCCAAGGCGTCGGCCGGGGAGGATGCGAGGGACGCCGCCTCTCCTTCGATCTCCCCGGGGGAGGGGATCGCGGGAAAGGTGTTCCTCACGGGGGAGGCGGCATGGGTTCCGGACGTGCGGAATTCGCCGGAGGCCCAGTATTTCGGCGGGCTGCGCCGCGGCGTACGGTCGCTGCTCTGCGTCCCGCTGCAGACCAAGGGGAAGAGCATCGGCGTGCTGATGCTGCATCACGCGGACCCCAACGCCTTCAAGCCGGAGCTCCTCCCGACGATGCGGGTGCTGGCGTCGTACCTCGCGATCGCCATGGAGAACGCCGAGCTGTTCGGTTTCGTCAAGTCGCTGGCCGAGAAGGATTCCCTTACGCTTCTCTACAACCACGGGGCGTTCCATGAAAAGCTCGCCATCGAGCTGGAGCGCGCGAGCCGGTACGGCAGGCCGATGGCCGTCATCATGATGGACCTCGACGGCTTCAAGGAGATCAACGACACGCACGGGCACATCCTCGGAGACCGGGTGCTCGTCCAGGTGGCGGGGGCCCTCGGGGCGCACCTCCGGAAAACCGACATCGCCGCCCGGTACGGGGGAGACGAGTTCGCCGTGATCCTCCCGGAAACCGACCTGTCTTCCGCCGCGGTCATCGCGGGCCGCATCGCCGAAGGGATCTCCGCCATCCGCCTGGAGACGGAGCAGGGGAGCGCGCTCTCCTTCACCGGCAGCATCGGGTACGCCGCCTGCGGTCCGGATTCCGCCGACCGGGACCAGATTCTCGATATTGCCGACCGGCTGATGTACGATTCGAAGCGCCGGGGACGCGGTGGCGTCCTCGGGATGCAGATCTGA
- a CDS encoding HAMP domain-containing sensor histidine kinase: MDRKLVETYRLSLFGRMAMGVAHEVDNHLSVVIGFAEIIQITSSNEKKVVESAGKILTAGEKIATLVKRFSQYVRPHPVEEDVFNPADVIPELLLFSRYDLGRSGCVIAPPASYPAGHLRCDRRDLGLALLALLFNAAEAMEGKGGDLSIGVARDDASWVISIADRGPGIPAGLEEKVFEEGFTTRPEPFRTGMGLPVARSIIGDAGGTLQLGNLPDGGCVATIRLPAEPRN, translated from the coding sequence ATGGACAGGAAGCTCGTCGAGACGTACCGGCTCTCGCTCTTCGGCAGGATGGCGATGGGAGTGGCCCACGAGGTGGACAACCACCTGAGCGTGGTCATCGGATTCGCCGAGATCATCCAGATCACCTCCTCCAACGAGAAGAAGGTCGTGGAAAGCGCCGGGAAGATATTGACGGCCGGGGAGAAGATCGCCACGCTGGTCAAGCGGTTCTCCCAGTACGTACGGCCGCATCCCGTGGAAGAAGACGTCTTCAACCCGGCGGACGTGATCCCCGAACTCCTCCTGTTCAGCCGGTACGATCTCGGCCGCAGCGGGTGCGTCATCGCGCCGCCGGCGTCCTACCCCGCGGGCCACCTCCGGTGCGACCGGCGCGACCTGGGACTCGCGCTCCTGGCGCTTCTGTTCAACGCGGCAGAGGCGATGGAAGGGAAGGGAGGGGATCTGTCGATCGGAGTGGCCCGGGACGACGCGTCCTGGGTGATCTCCATCGCGGACCGCGGTCCGGGGATCCCGGCGGGGCTCGAGGAGAAGGTGTTCGAGGAAGGGTTCACCACCCGTCCCGAGCCGTTCCGGACGGGGATGGGGCTTCCCGTCGCGAGGAGCATCATCGGCGATGCCGGGGGGACACTCCAACTCGGGAACCTGCCGGACGGCGGCTGCGTTGCGACGATCCGGCTGCCGGCGGAACCGAGGAATTAG